The bacterium DNA window CCACCAATACCCCGACGAACACCTTTACCCCGACCAATACCCCAAGCCCCAGCCCGACCCGCACCAACACACCGACCAACACGCCGACCAACACCCTGGTGAACACTCCCACCGCCACCAATACCCCGACGAACACCTTTACGCCTACCCGGACCAATACCCCCACCGCGACTTCCACCTACACCCCGACGGCGACACCGACCAATACGAACACGAAGACCTTTACGTCGACCCCCAGCCATACACCGACCGTTACCCCGACCCCGACCAACACGGCCCTGATCACCCCGACCCCGACCAGCACCCCCACCCATACCTTCACCAATACCCGGACCAATACCCCGACCAACACCTTTACGTCCACCAACACACCGACCCAGACCCCGACCGCGACGGCTACGAACACCCCGATCAACACTTTTACGCCCACGAACACACCCACCAACTCGCCGACACCCACCCGGACCAATACCCCCACCAACAGCGCCACCTTCACGCCGACCAATACCCCCACCAATACCCTGATCAACACCGCCACCCCGACCAACACCCCCACGAACACGGCCACCAACACCAACACATCGACCCCTTCCCGTACGGCGACGGCAACCGCTACGCCGACCGCCACCAATACCCCGATCAATACGTTCACTCCGACCAACACCCCGACCGACAGCGCCACGGCCACTCCCAGCGCGACACCTTCCAACACGGCGACCGACACCGGAACGGCCACCCCGACCCGGACCCCGACCGATACCGCGACCGAAACGGCGACCAATACTCCGCTCAATACCTTCACCCCGACCAACACGCCGACCAACAGCGCCACAGCCACTCCCAGCGCCACACCCACGGACACCCGTACGCCCACCTTCACCTATACCTTCACGGCCACGCCCACCGTCACCAACACCCCCACCTCCACCTTCACACCCACCGACACCTTCACCTTCACGTTCACCCGGACCCCCACGAATACCTTCACGCCGACCAACACTTTCACCCCGACCCCGACCCCGACCTTTACCTTCACCCCGACGGCCACCAACACCGCAACCAACACCCCGACGCCGACCCCGCCGGCCTCAGTGGCCATGTCCAAGTCGGTGTCGCCCGACAAGGCCCAGTCGGGAAGCAATGTGACCTATACCCTGGCGGTCACCGTGACGGGCAACAACGTCTCCAATACGGTCATCCTCGACACCCTTCCCGCCGAGGTGACCTACGGCTCCTTCCTTTCGGGCCCGGCCGGGACCACCGCCTCCTACAACCCCGCGCTTTCCCTGCTGACCCTGACCCTACCCTCTTCCTTGGCGCCGGGGGCCTACAGCCTGACCTACACCGCCACGGTGAACAGTCTCTTGAAGAGCGGGCTGACCCCCACCAACAACGCCCAATTGACCTTCCAGAACGGCCTGCCCGTGACGGCCAGTGCCAGCTTCCAGGTCATCGGGGATTACACCGTGCGCGTGGGGGTCTATAACGAGGCCGGGGAACTGGTCAAGCTGGTCCTGACCACCCAGTTGTCCCAACCGTTGCTCAACTTCTCGCTGAGCCCCAGCACCATCACCAGTTTGAACGGGCCCAATTCGGCCATCTCGATCTACTACGGGAGCTTCTTCGTGGGATCCTGGGACGGGACCACGACCAACGGATCCCTGGCGACCAACGGGGACTACTACATCAAGGTGGACAACATCGACAGCCAGGGCGTGGACAAGTCCACGACCCAGAAGATCGGCGTCAGCCGGGCCCTCTACAAGAGCACCCTGCTGATCTACAACGAGACCGGCGAGGTCGTGAAGCACCTCTACGCCTATACCGACGATCCCAACGGCCAAAGCATGAACGGGATCCAGTTCTCGACCGCCCTGCTCCTGCCCGGGGCCGCCCCGGCGGGGAACGTCCCCAACCAACTGGTCCTCACCCTTTCCAACGGGACCACCCTGGTCTGGGACGGGACGGCGGACAACGGGGCCTTCGTTTCCAGCGGCCAATACCTGGTGGAGGTCCACACCTACGACGGGCAGGGCGGCGAGACCACCTTCGCCAAACAGGTCTCCGTCATGGACACCCACCGCAACGACAACCTGGGCCAAGTGACGGCCTGGCCGAACATCCTCAAGGCCTCCTCGGGCAACATGGTCGTCACTTTCCACAGTTCCTCGACCCTCAACCCCACGCTCGATGTTTCCATCTACACCCTGGCGGGCGAGCTCCTGTGGCACCAGCCGGGACCGGCAGGCAGCGGGATGGCGCCCTATGACGCTTCCGACCTGGCCAGCGGCACCTATATCGCCGTGGTGCGGATGCTCAACGCCAACGGCGGCCTGATGGGCAAACAGACCGTGAAGTTCGTGGTCCTGCGCTAAAGCCTCCCCCCTCTCGTTCAAAAACCCCCCGCCCGGCGTTATAGTAGGCCCCGAACTTTCCCGGAGGCCTTCCTTGCGTTCCACCGCCCTTTACGCCGTCCTGGCCTTGATGGCCGTGAGCCTGTCCCCCCTCCGTTCCCAAGGCCTTTTCCTGACCCGGGCCACCTTGCGGGTCTGCGCCACCGACTTCACCGAGACGCGCCTGAATGGGCACCTGCTGGTCAGCCAGGATCCCTATATGCGCTCCTCGGACCACAGCGTCACCCTGGAGCTGTCGCCGCAGGCCCTTTGCTATTTCGGGGCCAAGAACCTCCTGACCCTGCGTTATGAGAACGATGTGGTCAGCAAGAGCGCCGCGGGGGTCCAGGGCAACAAGGTCGGGGCGGCCTATCTCCTGGAGCTGGCCTTCTCGGATGGGAAGGGGATGGTCCTGACCTCGGGCGATACCGGGCAGCACCAGGCCCTTTTCGTTCCCGGTCCCGCCCAGGAACCGGAGGGATGGGACTCCCCGGGCTTTTCGGCGGCGAATTGGGAGCCGGCGAAACTGAGCCCGCCTTTCACCGATGGAACGCCCCGGCTCCAGGACCCGGCCAACGGCAAGGTGATCCCCTATTTGCTGGCCTTCGATGAGGTGAACGGGAAAGAAAAGGACCGGCGCTTGTTCCGCCGCGAGTTCGACCTGGACATCATCCCCGCACCCGGTTGTCCCCGGTCCCCCACTCCCACCTGGACGCCCCGGCCCACCGCGACCCCGCGTCCCACGGCCACCTGGACCTCCACCCCCCGTCCCATGGCCCCGGCCACTTCCACCTTCACCCCCCGTCCCCGGCCGACCCTGACCCGCACCCCCACTGCGGTGCCGCCCCCGCCCCGGCCCACCGCGACCCCCGTCCCGCGCCGCAAAGCCCCGCCGCCGCCCACTCCCACGCGATATGTCCCGCCGGAGCCCACCGACACCCCGGTACGGCGTGTCCCAGGGAAACCCACCGCGACCTTCACGGCGCGGCCCCAGGCCACGGATACACCCGAGCCGGTCCGGGCCGCCTCCGCCCCGGAGACCATCGTCTTCGTCGATCCGCCGGTGAACATCCAGGTCCGTTTCGCGGACGGGCCCGGTCATTACCGCCTGGAAGTCCTGGGGGCCCAGGGTGGGGTCCTGAAGGTCCTTTACGATAAGAAGGTGACCTTCACCAAGGAGGCCTGGATCACCTGGGACGGGACCGATGGCGAAGGCCGCTTGATGCCCCTGGGGACCTATTTCGCCCGCTTTGTGAAGGACGGGAAGGTGCTCAAGAAGATCGCCCTGGTCTGGATCAAGGGGGAATAGGAGAGAGCCATGCGAAGCCCCTACCTGATGAACCGTTCCGACACCGCGCTCCTGGTCATCGACGTCCAGGAGAAACTGGTGCCCAAGATCCAGGGCCGGGAAGCCCTGGTCCGCAATGTTCGCTTCCTCCTCGAGGGGGCGGGCCTTTTGGGCGTGCCGGTCCTGGCCACCGAACAATATCCCAAGGGCTTGGGTCCGACCCTGCCCGAATTGGCCGAGAAACTCCCGCCCCGCTCCGAGAAACTCGATTTCAGTTGCGCGCAGGTCCCCGGGTGGGTGGAGGGATTGAAGGCGAAGGGGATCAAGAAGGTCCTGGTCTGCGGCATCGAGGCCCATGTCTGCGTCCAGCAGACCGCCCTGGACCTCCTGGCCTCGGGTTTGCTGGTCTTCCTGGCGGCGGATGCGGTCGGGAGCCGCTTCGAGGAGGACCGGACCATGGCCCTCAAGCGCCTGGAACAATCGGGCGTCGTCTTGACGACCTCGGAAGCCGCTCTTTTCGAATGGGCCGGGAAGGCGGGCACCCCCGAGTTCAAGGCCTTGAGCCGACTGGTGGTCGAACGGGACGCCTCCCGCGGGGCCTGAGATCCCCTTCGTTTGACCGGTTCAACGGTCCACCGGGGGATGGAACCGTCCGTCCGGCGGGTATCCCAACGCCTCCCTTTTTTTTACTAAAACTTTTAGTACCATGGCCCATCCCGAATCCATCCGGAGGGCCCATGGGCATCCATCCCACCATCAAGGACGTGGCCAAGAAGGCCGGCGTCTCCATCACCACCGTTTCCTTCGTGCTCAACCGCCGCACGGACGTGGTCATCAGCGAAGAGGTCAAGAAGCGCGTCCTGGCCGTGGCCCAGGAACTGGACTACCACCCCAGCGCCATGGCGGCGGGGCTGGCGGGCCGGCGCACCAAGAACCTGGGGGTCGTGTTCTATCTCGAGGACAAGATCATCTCCAACCAGTTCTATTCCTTCGTCATCGAGGGCATCGTCAAGGAGGCCATGGACAAGGATTTCAACCTGCTCTTCTCCTATATGGAGTCCACCTACGAGGGGAAGGCCAGCCTGCCCAAGATCGTGCGGGCCAAGAACGTGGACGGGGTGCTTCTGATCGGCCGCACCGAACCCCGTATGGTCTATGACCTGCAGGAGAAGGGCCTGGCCTTGGTGGCCATCGACAATTTCCCCGGCCTGAAGGCGGTGGATACCATCCACGCGGACAACCGGCAAGGCGGGATGCTGGCCGTCGAGCACCTGGCCCAGCTGGGGCATAAGCACATCGGCCACCTGACCATCGCCAAGGGGCGGCCCTCCATCGAGCAGCGCCGGGAAGGCTGGGCGGCGGGGATGGCCAAGGTGGGCCTGGACGCTTCCGCCGGCCTGGTGTTGGAGGCAGGGGCCCTTTCCTTCCCGGCGGGGCTGGAACGGACGAAGGAGGCCCTCAAACGCAACAAGAAGCTCACCGCGGTCTTCTGCGCCAACGACGAGATGGCCGCCGGGGCCATCCGGGCGGCCCATGAGCTGGGGCGGTCGGTGCCGGGGGACTTGAGCGTGGTGGGTTTCGACAACATCGCCATGGGATCCTACCTGGACCCCGCCCTGACCACCGTGAGCCCCGCCAAGGAATTCATGGGGAAGATGGCCGTCACCCGCCTCTTGGAACTGATGGAGGCCAAGGAAGCCGCCCCCAGGGCCCAGCAGGTGCCGGTGGAACTCATCGTCCGCCATTCGACGGGGAAGCCCTAAAAGGTTTTTACCGGCCACGGAAGCCTTTTCGTTGACCGTTTAACGCTTTAGAAACTTCCCGGCCGGGCAACGTTTTCAACCGGTCCCGCCCGGGAGCCGGGTGCTTGTCAAAACAATCGTAAATGGGGATGATGAACCATCAATCCTCCGGAGGGCCGCCATGCCCCGTAAAAAGAAAGAGACTTCCGAAACAAAACCCGCCACACCCCGCAAACGAAGGACGGCTCCGGCCGCCACCGACAAGGCGGGAGCCAAGGCCGCTCCCAAACCCCGGGCCCGCAAGGCCGCCGCGCCGAAAAAAGCATCGGTCGAACCCAAGGTGGTGAAGGCCCCGAAGCCCAAGAAGGAAAAGGCCGTCCAGGAACCCGCCGGTCCCGCTCTACGCCGCCTGCCCCGCAAGGGCGAGACCCAGATGGTGGCCTTCGTGCGGGATCCCAACTGCATCTTCACCTACTGGGAAGTGACCCCGGAGAGCGCCGAGGAGGTCCGGCGCCAGTTGATGGAGGAATATCCCAACAGCGTCATGGTCCTGCGCCTGCTGCGCCAGGATGCCAACGGCCAGATGCAACTGGTCCAGGAGATCCGGGTGAAGCCCGGGGAGATGAACCGTTACGTGGACCTGGCGGGCGACCCGGGCAATTTCGTGGTGGAGATCGCCCAGAAGGCCCCCTCGGGCAAGACGGTCGTTTACGCCCGCTCCAAGCCGGTGCACACGGGCCCGGGCGCGCCCTGGACGCCCGGGCAGGTCCCGGACCTTTTGGGCGCCCCGGGCGAGGAGATCCCCCGGGCTTTCCTCGACTATTTCGAGGAAGGGGAAGTGGAAAGCGTCCGCACCCACCCGGCCGGTGTCATTTCCTCCGCCGAGGCCTTCCGCCTGGAGGTCCTGCGCCGCAAGGGCCGCGAGGACCGTTACGCCGCTTCCCGTCATCAATAAAAAGACCATCGAACCCTTATCCATCAGGGATGAACGGGGATCGACGGGGATGGCGGAAAGGCTTTTGAAACCCGATCGTCCCATTCTTCCGCCTCATTCCCGGCCATCCCTGTTCATCTGTGTTCATCCCTATCGAAGGATCCTTTTGGGGGTTTTGGATCTCATCTTTGAAGGTTCCAACCCATGACCCATCCCAGCCCTTCCCCCCAAGGCTATGTGGCCCTTGTCCTTCACGGCCACCTGCCCTTCGTCCGCCATCCGGAGCATGAACATTTCCTCGAGGAGAACTGGTTCTACGAGGCGCTGTTGGAGACCTATCTGCCCCTTTTGGAGGTCTTCGAGGGCCTGGTCCGCGACCAGGTCCCCTTCCGCCTGACCCTTTCCATCTCCCCGACGCTCCTTTCGATGTGCGGGGATCCGCTCCTCCAAAAAAGGGCCCTACGGCACTTGGACCTGCTCTTGGGGCTGGCCCGGAAGGAGAAGAAAAGGCTCGCGGGAGAGCCCGCCTTCTCCCCGGTGATCGGCATGTATCTCTCAAAGCTGGAGCGTTACCGTCGGGACCTCGAGGAAAAATACCGGGGCAACGTCGCCGAGGGATTCAAGCGCTTCCAGGACCTGGGCCACCTGGAGATCATCACTTGCGGGGCCACCCATGGTTACCTGCCGCTCCTGGCTTCCCGGGAGGCGGCGGCGCGGGCCCAGGTGAGGACCGCCCTGGAGGTCCATGAGGAGTTCTTCGGGAACCCGTCCCGGGGCTTCTGGCTCCCCGAGTGCGGCTATCAGCCCGGCCTGGAGTCCGTTTTCGAGGGGACCCCGGTCCGCTATACCTTTGTGGATTCCCATGGCCTGCTCCAAGCCGCGCCCCGGCCCCTGGCCGCCACTTTCGCCCCCGTCCGCACTTCCTCGGGGACGGTCTTTTTCGGCCGCGATGCCCTCAGTTCCAAGCAGGTCTGGAGCTCCAAGGAGGGCTACCCAGGCCATCCCGACTACCGGGAATTCTACCGGGACGCGGGTTTCGACCTGAGCGAGGAGGAACTGGCCCCCTTCCTCAAGCCCGAGGGCCTGCGCCGCTTCTCCGGGCTCAAATATTTCCGGGTCACCGGGTCCGGGGACGGGAAGGAACCCTACGATCCCGGGAAGGCGCTGGAACGGGTCCGGGAACACGCCCGCCATTTCCTGGACCAAAGGCTCCAGGAGGCCCGCAAGGTCGCCCCGGCCATGGACCGGCCTCCCCTGATGGCCTGTCTCTACGACGCCGAGCTTTTTGGCCACTGGTGGTATGAAGGACCCGAGTTCCTCGCCGATCTTTTCCGGCAGAACCAGGCGCAAGGATCGCCCTTGGATTTCATCACGCCCTCGGATTACCTGGAAAGGCATCCCGACCTCCAGACCACCCAGCCCGGGTTCTCCTCCTGGGGATTGGGGGGTTATTCGGAGGTCTGGCTCAATCCCAACAACGATTGGATCTATCCGGCCCTGGCCGAGGCTTGCGACGAGATGGTCCGGCTCTCCCAACTGCACCCCAAGGCCCGGGGAACGATCCAAAGGGCGCTGGACCAAGCGGCCCGGGAATTGTTGCTGGCGCAAGCCAGCGACTGGGCCTTCATGCTCCATACGGGCAACCACGCGCCTTACGCCGAGTGGCGGGTCAAGACCCACCTGACCCGTTTCCGCCTGCTCCAGGAGGGGATCCTCCACCATTCCCTGGAGGAAGGGTTCCTGCGGGAACTGGAAGGCAAGGACAACCTGTTCCCCGGCCTGGACCACCGGGTCTTCCTCCCTTGAGGCCCAATTCATCGACTTTTAGCGTTGGACGCCCTGCCTTACCCTGAGGTTTTTTTATTGAAGACCCCGGGCAATCCCTCGAAAATGCCCTCCATCAGAAAGGGGTCGAACTTGAAGACCGTGATCGGCGTGGACTTGGGCGGGACGAACATCGTCTCGGCGGTGGTGGACGAAAAGGGACGGGTGCTGGGCAAGGACAAGCGCAAGACCATGGCGTCCTTGGGTCCGGCCGGTGTCATCGAGCGCATCGCGCAAAGCGTCCGGGCGGCCAGCGCGGCCAGCGGACTTCCTTGGGCCTCCCATAAGGCGGTGGGGATCGGTTCTCCAGGGCCGCTCGATTCCAAACGCGGTGTCATCCTCTACACCCCCAACCTCAACTGGCGCAACGTTCCCCTGACGGCGATCCTTAAGAAAAAGCTGGGCAAGAAGGTCTTCCTGGACAACGACGCCAACCTGGCCGCCTTGGGCGAAAGTTGGATCGGGGCGGGCAAGGGCGAGAAAGTGGTCCTTTGCGTGACCCTGGGCACGGGAGTGGGCGGCGGGCTCATCGTGGACGGCCGGATCTTCCAGGGCGCCGCGGGGGTCAGCAACCATATCGGCCATATCGTCATCCATCCGGACGGGCCCAAGGCCCCTTATGGCAACCGGGGTATCCTGGAACAATACGTTTCCGCCACCGGCATCGTCCGGCTGGCCACGGAGGCGGGCATCAAGCCCCCCAAGGGCCAACCCCTGGAGGCCCACACTTTCCAGAAAATGGCCGAGGCGGGGGACAAGAGGGTCCTCAAGGTCTATGACCGGGCCGGAAGGATCCTGGGCGTGGGGCTTACCAGCGCCATCCATCTCCTGAACCCCAGCGTCGTTATCTTCAGCGGGGGTGTCGCCGGGGCAGGGAACCTGCTTTGGAAGCCCATGAAGAAGGAACTTCAGGAACGCTGCTTCAAGTCCCACCTAAAAGGCCTGAAATTCCGCATGGCGAAATTGGGCGACAATATGGGTGCCGTCGGGGCGGCCAGGCTCGCCTGGCAGGAACTTTTTTAGGACCCGGACCGTCTAAGAAACCCCCATTTTTAAAGGGAAATATTGAAATTAAATTGCTGGGGGGTAGGGGGGGTCCTAGAATGTCGCCTTCGACTGGGGTCCCCCCTGGTCGGTTCAAAACGGCGGATGAACGCCGTTTTAATTCAAGGAGGCTTCGAATGAAGCGTTTCTTTGCTGCGTTGTCGATGGTGCTGTTCCTCGGTGCGACCGGGATGGTGATGGCGGATGAAGCTGCTGCTCCTGCCTCGACCCCGGCTGCTGCTGCTCCGGCTGCCAAGCCGATGAAGAAAGCCAAAAAGGCCAAGAAGATGAAGAAGGCGAAGAAGGCTGCCGCTGCTGCCGCTGCCGCTTCTACTCCGGAAGCCAAGTAAGAAAGTTTCGGTTGGTAGACGGTCCCGGGCCTTTGGGCCCGGGGCCGAACTCATGATCGGGCGACCCGCAAGGGCCGCCCGATTTTTTTTGTCCTGGGCCTGCCCATGCTGATTGAATTTGACAAACAACTCATTTAGTAGAAAACTATCCGCAACCGTTTTCGTCGTGGCTTTGGCCTTCTCCATCCGGGTCCTTTGGGTGGATTTTTTTGGGGCCCGAGGTTGTAACGTTTTCCCTGCGTGGGGAACGGCCATCCAGGTCGGGTTAGGAGAATTCATGAAAAAGGGTCATTGGCTGGGGCTGGGATTGTGCTTGGTCCTGGGAGCTACAAATCTTTGGGCCGAGGACGTGGTCTATTTGAAGGATGGATCGGTCATCCATGGGACCATCACCGAAGAGGTCCCTGGGAAGAAGATCAAGATCGAGACGAACGACGGGAACGTTTTCGTCTATAAGATGAAACAGATCGACAAGATCACCCACAGCAAGAAGGCGGAAGCGGAGCCCGCCAATACCACGGCCGCGGAGCCGGCCTACACCGCCCCCAAGGCCACGCCCGAGCCGAACGATCCGCACGCCCATTTCAGCAAATTCGCCTTCACCTTGAACGCCGGTTTTTGGGGACCCTATGTGAACACCGAGTTCAACAACGCCTTGGAAGCGGGGACGGGCAGTAATTCCTATGATTACCTGCCGGGCTGGTTCAAGGCGGGAATGGGATTGGGCTGGTTCACCAACAACATCGCCCTCCGGTGGACGCTGGAGTTCTCCTATCAGCCGAACAATTACACGACCGATTGGTATTGGGGTGGCTATTACGTTGGCTCCACCGAGGAGGACACCTCCATCACTTCCGTCGGAACCGAACTGGAAGCCGACCTGGGGTTGGACAGCATCATCAACGCCAACAACGTCACGACCGTCTATCTACCCTTGATCGGTGGCGTTTGGGCCCAGTCCTGGGATTATTCGGACTCGAACGGGGATACAGAGACCTTCACGGGCAGCACCACGAGCTTCGGGACCGGGATCGGCGTCCGGGGTTTTGATTCCAGCAAGATCCTCTGGGACTTCCAGCTCGTCTATCGCTGGGCCCAACGGGGGAATTACCTGTCCGATGGGTCCGGGTCCACGATCCCCGATGGGAAGGGTGGGGTTATCGACGCCAACGTCACCGGGCTCGACTTGAACTTCACGATCGGGTTCCTGTTCCAATAAAGGTTCCGTAAAAGAAAAGCCGCGGGGAGGGAACTCCCTGCGGCTTTTTTGTTTTGCGGCGAGGAAAACGGCTCAGAATTCGTCGGTGACGGCGCCCTCCGACGCCGAAGCGACCAGCTTCACGTACTTGCCCAGCACGCCCTTCGGGTAGGGGTTCGGGATGGGCTTCCACTTCTTTTGCCGTTTCTTGAGCTCGGCCGCCGGCACATGCAGTTCCAGCTTCTTCTTATTGGCATCGATGGTGATCCTGTCCCCGTTCTGGATGAGCCCGATGGGGCCGCCCACCTGGGCCTCGGGGGCGATATGCCCCACCACCAGCCCGTGGGTGCCGCCGCTGAATCTCCCGTCGGTGATCAGGCCGACCTTCTCGCCCAATCCCTGGCCCACCAGGGCCGCGGTGATGGCCAGCATTTCCCGCATGCCGGGCCCGCCTTTGGGGCCCTCATAGCGGATGACCACCACGTCCCCCGCCTTGATCCGGCGCTTCTCAATGGCCGCGAAGGCCGCTTCCTCGCCGTTGAAGACCTTGGCCGGGCCCGTATGGGTGACGACCTTGAGCCCGGAGATCTTGGCGACCGCCCCTTCGGGGGCCAGGTTTCCCTTGAGGATGACCATGGGGGCGGTGGGATAAAGGGGCTTATCGAGGGGCGAGATGATGGGCTGGTTCTTGGAGAGGGGCGTGGCCAGTTTCAGGTTCTCCGCCACGGTGCGC harbors:
- a CDS encoding 1,4-alpha-glucan branching protein domain-containing protein, whose translation is MTHPSPSPQGYVALVLHGHLPFVRHPEHEHFLEENWFYEALLETYLPLLEVFEGLVRDQVPFRLTLSISPTLLSMCGDPLLQKRALRHLDLLLGLARKEKKRLAGEPAFSPVIGMYLSKLERYRRDLEEKYRGNVAEGFKRFQDLGHLEIITCGATHGYLPLLASREAAARAQVRTALEVHEEFFGNPSRGFWLPECGYQPGLESVFEGTPVRYTFVDSHGLLQAAPRPLAATFAPVRTSSGTVFFGRDALSSKQVWSSKEGYPGHPDYREFYRDAGFDLSEEELAPFLKPEGLRRFSGLKYFRVTGSGDGKEPYDPGKALERVREHARHFLDQRLQEARKVAPAMDRPPLMACLYDAELFGHWWYEGPEFLADLFRQNQAQGSPLDFITPSDYLERHPDLQTTQPGFSSWGLGGYSEVWLNPNNDWIYPALAEACDEMVRLSQLHPKARGTIQRALDQAARELLLAQASDWAFMLHTGNHAPYAEWRVKTHLTRFRLLQEGILHHSLEEGFLRELEGKDNLFPGLDHRVFLP
- a CDS encoding LacI family DNA-binding transcriptional regulator, whose amino-acid sequence is MGIHPTIKDVAKKAGVSITTVSFVLNRRTDVVISEEVKKRVLAVAQELDYHPSAMAAGLAGRRTKNLGVVFYLEDKIISNQFYSFVIEGIVKEAMDKDFNLLFSYMESTYEGKASLPKIVRAKNVDGVLLIGRTEPRMVYDLQEKGLALVAIDNFPGLKAVDTIHADNRQGGMLAVEHLAQLGHKHIGHLTIAKGRPSIEQRREGWAAGMAKVGLDASAGLVLEAGALSFPAGLERTKEALKRNKKLTAVFCANDEMAAGAIRAAHELGRSVPGDLSVVGFDNIAMGSYLDPALTTVSPAKEFMGKMAVTRLLELMEAKEAAPRAQQVPVELIVRHSTGKP
- a CDS encoding ROK family protein; the protein is MIGVDLGGTNIVSAVVDEKGRVLGKDKRKTMASLGPAGVIERIAQSVRAASAASGLPWASHKAVGIGSPGPLDSKRGVILYTPNLNWRNVPLTAILKKKLGKKVFLDNDANLAALGESWIGAGKGEKVVLCVTLGTGVGGGLIVDGRIFQGAAGVSNHIGHIVIHPDGPKAPYGNRGILEQYVSATGIVRLATEAGIKPPKGQPLEAHTFQKMAEAGDKRVLKVYDRAGRILGVGLTSAIHLLNPSVVIFSGGVAGAGNLLWKPMKKELQERCFKSHLKGLKFRMAKLGDNMGAVGAARLAWQELF
- a CDS encoding DUF4912 domain-containing protein, with the protein product MPRKKKETSETKPATPRKRRTAPAATDKAGAKAAPKPRARKAAAPKKASVEPKVVKAPKPKKEKAVQEPAGPALRRLPRKGETQMVAFVRDPNCIFTYWEVTPESAEEVRRQLMEEYPNSVMVLRLLRQDANGQMQLVQEIRVKPGEMNRYVDLAGDPGNFVVEIAQKAPSGKTVVYARSKPVHTGPGAPWTPGQVPDLLGAPGEEIPRAFLDYFEEGEVESVRTHPAGVISSAEAFRLEVLRRKGREDRYAASRHQ
- a CDS encoding hydrolase; protein product: MRSPYLMNRSDTALLVIDVQEKLVPKIQGREALVRNVRFLLEGAGLLGVPVLATEQYPKGLGPTLPELAEKLPPRSEKLDFSCAQVPGWVEGLKAKGIKKVLVCGIEAHVCVQQTALDLLASGLLVFLAADAVGSRFEEDRTMALKRLEQSGVVLTTSEAALFEWAGKAGTPEFKALSRLVVERDASRGA